One segment of Campylobacter hominis ATCC BAA-381 DNA contains the following:
- the hisIE gene encoding bifunctional phosphoribosyl-AMP cyclohydrolase/phosphoribosyl-ATP diphosphatase HisIE translates to MSENKIKIDWQKVGLLPVVIQDNTTGEVLMMAYMNEEALNLTFSTGFAHYFSRSKNRIWKKGESSGNTQKVCSAFLDCDNDTLLLKVEQKGAACHTGHKSCFFNEISLNDGEIPHEKNEKISKPKYEILDELYHICLDRKFNADPKNSYVAKLYEKGENTHLKKICEEASEFAFACKDLSRAKNYRDLKREIFGEHHENEPEYDVIYEGADLLFHMVVALAYHGIHPENLLNELSRRNGISGITEKNSRKS, encoded by the coding sequence ATGAGCGAAAATAAAATAAAAATTGATTGGCAAAAAGTCGGTCTTTTGCCGGTTGTCATTCAGGATAACACCACCGGTGAAGTTTTAATGATGGCTTATATGAATGAAGAAGCACTGAATTTGACATTTTCGACAGGTTTTGCCCACTATTTTTCGCGTTCAAAAAATCGCATTTGGAAAAAAGGTGAAAGCAGCGGCAATACACAAAAAGTTTGCTCTGCTTTTTTGGATTGCGATAATGATACTTTGCTTTTAAAAGTTGAACAAAAAGGTGCAGCGTGCCATACAGGGCATAAAAGTTGTTTTTTTAATGAAATTTCTTTGAATGACGGCGAAATTCCGCATGAAAAAAATGAAAAAATTTCAAAGCCGAAATACGAAATTTTAGACGAACTTTATCACATTTGCCTGGATAGAAAATTTAATGCGGATCCAAAAAATTCGTATGTCGCAAAGCTATATGAAAAAGGCGAAAACACTCATCTTAAAAAAATTTGTGAAGAGGCAAGTGAATTCGCTTTTGCGTGCAAAGATCTAAGCAGAGCTAAAAATTATCGCGATTTGAAACGTGAAATTTTTGGTGAACACCACGAAAATGAGCCTGAATATGATGTGATTTATGAAGGAGCCGATTTGCTTTTTCATATGGTTGTAGCGCTGGCTTATCATGGAATTCATCCTGAAAATTTATTAAATGAATTGTCTCGCCGCAACGGAATAAGTGGAATTACGGAAAAAAATTCAAGAAAAAGTTAA
- a CDS encoding SPFH domain-containing protein, translating into MPADLNDYFNKKQNMNGNGGGTNFKMPNLPNFSKFSGLIYILIVIVAVLVLARPFVTIQSGQVGIKSNLGSYDPTPLQPGLHFFVPFVQDIFIVDTRVRIINYTNNEDMGGGNLKGETGIIRKNSISVFDARALPVSIDLTVQYKLNETTASNTIAKWGFYWEDKIVDPVVRDVVRNVTGKYTAEELPTKRNEIALAINDGIQATIEALPNSPVNLLAVQLREIILPTKVKEQIERVQIAKQEAERTKYEVEKANQEALKKAALAQGTAKAVKIEAQGRADAVKIEADAAAYANTEIAKSLDKNLLTLKQIEIQGKFNEALKENSDAKIFLTPGGAVPNIWVDTKDKAKQSAINSTATE; encoded by the coding sequence ATGCCAGCAGATTTAAACGACTATTTTAACAAAAAACAAAACATGAACGGAAACGGTGGCGGAACAAATTTTAAAATGCCTAATTTGCCTAATTTCAGTAAATTTTCAGGTCTGATTTATATTTTAATTGTAATAGTTGCGGTTTTGGTTCTAGCAAGACCGTTTGTTACGATTCAATCCGGTCAAGTAGGAATCAAATCGAATTTAGGAAGTTATGATCCTACGCCTCTTCAACCGGGACTTCATTTTTTTGTGCCGTTTGTACAGGATATTTTTATAGTTGACACGAGAGTCAGAATTATAAATTATACAAACAATGAAGATATGGGTGGCGGAAATTTAAAAGGTGAAACAGGTATTATTCGAAAAAATTCAATTTCCGTATTTGATGCAAGAGCGCTTCCTGTAAGCATTGATTTGACTGTTCAATATAAATTAAATGAAACTACAGCTTCAAATACCATTGCAAAATGGGGATTTTATTGGGAAGATAAGATTGTAGATCCGGTTGTGCGCGATGTAGTGCGAAATGTCACAGGTAAATATACGGCAGAAGAACTTCCAACTAAGCGTAATGAAATAGCTTTAGCCATAAATGACGGAATTCAAGCTACAATTGAAGCTTTGCCGAATTCGCCTGTAAATTTACTTGCAGTGCAACTTCGTGAGATTATTCTACCTACAAAAGTAAAAGAGCAAATCGAGCGCGTTCAAATCGCAAAGCAAGAAGCGGAAAGAACAAAATACGAAGTTGAAAAGGCAAATCAGGAAGCTCTTAAAAAAGCAGCCCTTGCGCAAGGAACCGCCAAAGCTGTAAAAATAGAGGCTCAAGGTAGAGCGGACGCCGTTAAAATAGAAGCCGATGCGGCAGCTTATGCGAATACCGAGATTGCAAAAAGTCTTGATAAAAATCTTTTGACACTAAAACAAATAGAAATTCAAGGTAAATTTAATGAAGCTTTAAAAGAAAATTCGGATGCTAAAATTTTCTTAACACCAGGTGGCGCAGTGCCGAATATTTGGGTTGATACAAAAGATAAAGCCAAACAGAGCGCGATAAATTCTACCGCAACTGAATGA